The Thermus thermamylovorans genome includes a region encoding these proteins:
- a CDS encoding single-stranded DNA-binding protein, translating to MKAILKAYLARKPELVYTNQGVAIWKTSVAVQGRRKEDEAVFLEVLALGGLAEALAEMDPPKGTYAHLEGRLQTETYEGKDGKKTRLTLVLDDFALLVRPKKAEGAEGTPSEDLF from the coding sequence CGAGGAAGCCCGAGCTGGTCTACACCAACCAGGGCGTGGCGATCTGGAAGACCTCAGTGGCCGTGCAGGGGCGGCGGAAGGAGGACGAGGCGGTCTTCCTCGAGGTCCTGGCCTTGGGCGGCCTCGCCGAGGCCCTGGCGGAGATGGACCCGCCCAAGGGGACTTACGCCCACCTGGAGGGCAGGCTCCAAACGGAGACCTACGAGGGAAAGGACGGGAAGAAGACCCGGCTCACCCTGGTCCTGGACGACTTCGCCCTTCTGGTGCGGCCCAAGAAGGCAGAAGGGGCGGAGGGAACGCCGAGCGAGGACCTGTTCTAG